One part of the Streptomyces sp. AM 2-1-1 genome encodes these proteins:
- a CDS encoding VOC family protein, whose translation MNGRLLTHLRHVDLAVPDYEKQLDFYGGVWGLTKVSEDSGISFLAAEGSPENYVVRLRKAEEKRLDLVSYGAADAAAVDTLAERLLAGGVQLVSRPGNLDTPGGGYGFRFFDVDGRTLEVSADVEVRRHRKIEEKEAIPVKLSHVVLNSPDLNRTREWYERHLGFALSDTLSSPHMGEVMHFMRISNQHHSMAIAQGPHTALHHVSFEMRGIDEYMRGSGRVMRAGFKKVWGPGRHMAGDNTFTYFLDPHGNTVEYTTELENLDEDTWHPHVYDFSQPEVTDQWGTANAMNEIVAKESFNDPDRGVFVAPPV comes from the coding sequence ATGAACGGACGTCTGCTCACCCACCTGCGCCACGTGGACCTGGCGGTGCCGGACTACGAGAAGCAGCTCGACTTCTACGGCGGGGTCTGGGGCCTCACCAAGGTCTCCGAGGACTCGGGGATCTCCTTCCTGGCGGCCGAGGGCTCCCCCGAGAACTACGTCGTGCGGCTGCGCAAGGCCGAGGAGAAGCGCCTCGACCTCGTCTCCTACGGCGCGGCCGACGCGGCCGCCGTCGACACGCTCGCCGAGCGCCTGCTCGCGGGCGGCGTGCAGCTGGTGTCCCGGCCCGGGAACCTGGACACGCCCGGTGGCGGCTACGGCTTCCGCTTCTTCGACGTGGACGGCCGCACCCTCGAGGTCTCCGCCGACGTCGAGGTGCGCCGGCACCGGAAGATCGAGGAGAAGGAGGCCATCCCGGTCAAGCTCTCCCACGTCGTCCTCAACTCCCCCGACCTCAACCGCACCCGCGAGTGGTACGAGCGCCACCTCGGCTTCGCGCTCTCCGACACCCTCAGCTCCCCGCACATGGGCGAGGTCATGCACTTCATGCGGATCAGCAACCAGCACCACTCCATGGCCATCGCCCAGGGCCCGCACACCGCCCTGCACCACGTCTCCTTCGAGATGCGCGGCATCGACGAGTACATGCGCGGATCCGGCCGCGTCATGCGGGCCGGTTTCAAGAAGGTCTGGGGTCCCGGCCGGCACATGGCGGGCGACAACACCTTCACGTACTTCCTCGACCCCCACGGCAACACCGTCGAGTACACCACCGAGCTGGAGAACCTCGACGAGGACACCTGGCACCCCCACGTCTACGACTTCTCGCAGCCCGAAGTCACCGACCAGTGGGGCACGGCCAACGCGATGAACGAGATCGTCGCCAAGGAGTCGTTCAACGATCCCGACCGCGGCGTCTTCGTCGCCCCGCCGGTCTGA